The nucleotide window ATATCGACGGACATACGAAAGTGGGCGGTTTGCTGGTGCATCGACCGGACGGCGACCGGTTGATCGCGCTCGACGATGAGCCGGGGCACCAGGAATTGTGCGACGCAGAGCAGGCTTTCATGCGCCGTGCGATTTTGGAGGATCTGGACCTGACGCGGCACATGGACGATGCCGTGCGGTCCCTGGCGATCTGCCTGGCCGCCGATGAAAGCGTGCGGACCGGGCGGCGCGTGGATTTGTGAGGGGCCGGTGGGCCCGCCCACCCACCCCTTTTGGGGGGCCAGCCCCCCGTCCTTGCGGACTCCCCCCCGAGGTATTTTTGAAGCAAAGAGGGGCGGGGGGGCGTGAGGATCCTGCCCTCACGGCGCGGCGGCGGTCACTTCGATTTCGACCAGGAATTCGGGCCGCGTGAAGCCCGACACGATGACGAGGGTGGAGGCGGGGAGGCGGTCAACCGTCGCAAGCCATGCATCGCGGGCTTCCATGTAGCCTGCCATATGGGCGCGATCGGTGACGAAGGCGTTGATGCGGATCACATCGCCCGGACCCATCCCGGCCTCGGCCAGGATGGCGGCACAATTGGCAAAGCACAGCTGCGCCTGCGCTTTCGCGCCCTCCGGAACCGTTCCGTCCGCTGCCAAGGGCAATTGCCCGGATGTGACCGCCAACCGGTATCCGGCAGGCACTTCGACGCCGTGGGCATAGCGCGCGAAGGGCGCGGCGATGGAGGGGGGAGAGAGAACGCGCATGGGGCAGGCCTTTTCGGGGTCGCGCCATTGAACCCCACACGGGCGGATGGCGCAAATCTTGCCTTGGAATGCGCCTGTAACCTGCTACGGTTTTGAGCAGGGCGCGCGAATGTCGCCTAAGAAACAGGCAGGGACCTGGCTGCACAGGACGGCGCCTGCCATCGGCTTGAAGCCGAAGACGCGGACCCGTTCAGTCGGTTCTGCGATGGCGAAACAGGGGGTTTTGATGACCAAACGACTTTCCACGAGCGCGGGCCTGATGGCCGCGACGATTCTGGCCGCCGGACCGGCGCTGGCCGATGGCCATTTGACATCCGTCTCCTTCGGGACGAACTGGGTGGCGCAGGCCGAACATGGCGGCTTCTACCAATCGGTCGCCGACGGCACCTATGCCGAATGCGGGCTGGACGTGACGATCGTTCCGGGTGGACCGCAGGTGAACAACCAGGCGCTGCTGCTGGCGGGTCGGATCGACTTCTACATGGGCGGGACGCTCGACGTGCTGTTCGGCGTGGCGGAGGGGCTGCCGCTCGTCAACGTCATGGCCTCGTTCCAGAAGGACCCGCAGGTGATCCTGACCCATCCGGGCCGCGTCTCCTCCTTCG belongs to Hasllibacter sp. MH4015 and includes:
- a CDS encoding RidA family protein, whose translation is MRVLSPPSIAAPFARYAHGVEVPAGYRLAVTSGQLPLAADGTVPEGAKAQAQLCFANCAAILAEAGMGPGDVIRINAFVTDRAHMAGYMEARDAWLATVDRLPASTLVIVSGFTRPEFLVEIEVTAAAP